Proteins from a single region of Nocardiopsis dassonvillei subsp. dassonvillei DSM 43111:
- a CDS encoding PLD nuclease N-terminal domain-containing protein: MITNLADRADTAVTWMSGIFGVVLALVGLALLVLLLAAVISALVDRDTSAGGKLLWVIFILWFPLFGAIAWFVVGRKGHLNRFLGIDKGKARHTIPTSVGQHSDAPPHRNGLSHA; this comes from the coding sequence ATGATCACGAACCTCGCGGACCGCGCGGACACGGCCGTCACCTGGATGAGCGGGATCTTCGGAGTGGTCCTGGCGCTCGTGGGCCTGGCGCTGCTGGTCCTGCTCCTCGCCGCGGTCATCTCGGCGCTGGTCGACCGCGACACCTCCGCGGGCGGCAAGCTGCTGTGGGTCATCTTCATCCTCTGGTTCCCGCTGTTCGGGGCGATCGCCTGGTTCGTGGTGGGCCGCAAGGGCCACCTCAACCGCTTCCTCGGCATCGACAAGGGGAAGGCGCGCCACACGATCCCGACCAGCGTCGGCCAGCACAGCGACGCGCCGCCCCACCGCAACGGACTGAGCCACGCCTGA
- a CDS encoding GntR family transcriptional regulator codes for MGRQPRYLWLAEQLRGPILSGELPPGTRLPSRTRLARSYRVSEQISRTALRLLVTEGLVESRPGSGYYVRTVPELFRICRTDSSSGSGLGRLSRESIGTEQEQCAPPLSLRLRLREGEPVYRTTSRGLSSELPITLHRSWEPASLTAGTLRTPFDSSPGSGLLERLSAAGHPVDRVVEEVGVRALRDSEASLLGSAPGIPVLVVERTHFSGNRPVETSDLIGSSEQCRLLYKLTLARPRRVGDPRRY; via the coding sequence GTGGGCAGGCAACCCAGGTACCTCTGGCTGGCGGAACAGCTGCGCGGGCCGATACTGAGCGGAGAACTGCCGCCCGGCACGCGTCTGCCCTCCCGGACCCGGCTGGCGCGCTCCTACCGGGTCAGCGAGCAGATCTCCCGCACCGCGCTCCGACTCCTGGTCACCGAGGGCCTGGTCGAGTCCAGGCCCGGCTCCGGGTACTACGTGCGCACCGTCCCCGAACTCTTCCGGATCTGCCGGACCGACTCCTCCTCCGGCTCCGGCCTGGGGCGGCTCAGCCGCGAGTCGATCGGCACCGAGCAGGAGCAGTGCGCGCCGCCGCTGAGCCTGCGGCTGCGGCTGCGCGAGGGGGAACCGGTGTACCGCACCACCTCACGCGGGCTGTCCTCGGAACTGCCCATCACCCTGCACCGGTCCTGGGAGCCCGCGTCCCTTACGGCGGGCACCCTGCGCACCCCCTTCGACAGCTCGCCCGGCAGCGGACTGCTCGAACGGCTCAGCGCGGCGGGCCACCCGGTGGACCGGGTGGTGGAGGAGGTGGGCGTCCGCGCGCTGCGCGACTCCGAGGCCTCCCTGCTCGGGTCGGCGCCGGGGATACCCGTGCTGGTGGTGGAGCGCACCCATTTCAGCGGCAACCGGCCGGTGGAGACCTCCGACCTCATCGGCTCGTCCGAGCAGTGTCGACTCCTCTACAAACTGACACTGGCCCGGCCCCGCCGCGTCGGCGACCCGCGGCGGTACTGA
- a CDS encoding aspartate-semialdehyde dehydrogenase — MSNRLPTLAVVGATGAVGTVMLDILTQRENVWGEIRLVASPRSAGKVLRVRGEDVVVQALAPEVFDGVDVAMFDVPDEVSKEWAPIAAARGAVAVDNSGAFRMDPDVPLVVPEVNADQVRNRPRGIISNPNCTTLSMIVAIGALHRAYGVTDLVVSSYQAASGAGQEGIDTLRDQMAKAGADRSLGDTAGDVRAAVGELGPFPAPLAYNVVPWAGSLKDGGWSSEELKVRNESRKILGLPDLRVSATCVRVPVITTHSLVVHASFAEEVPADAARELLGSAEGVRVQDDPANGEFPTPADVVGTDPTWVGRIRQSLDDPKSLDLFLCGDNLRKGAALNTAQIAEVVAGEFTRA; from the coding sequence ATGAGCAACCGTCTTCCCACCCTCGCCGTCGTCGGCGCCACCGGCGCCGTCGGCACCGTGATGCTGGACATCCTGACCCAGCGCGAGAACGTCTGGGGCGAGATCCGCCTCGTCGCCTCCCCGCGCAGCGCGGGCAAGGTCCTGCGCGTGCGCGGCGAGGACGTCGTGGTCCAGGCCCTGGCCCCCGAGGTCTTCGACGGCGTGGACGTCGCCATGTTCGACGTCCCCGACGAGGTGTCCAAGGAGTGGGCGCCGATCGCCGCCGCCCGCGGCGCGGTCGCCGTCGACAACTCCGGCGCGTTCCGCATGGACCCCGACGTCCCGCTCGTGGTGCCCGAGGTCAACGCGGACCAGGTCCGCAACCGCCCGCGCGGCATCATCAGCAACCCCAACTGCACCACCCTGTCGATGATCGTGGCCATCGGCGCCCTGCACCGCGCCTACGGCGTCACCGACCTGGTGGTCTCCTCCTACCAGGCCGCCTCCGGCGCCGGCCAGGAGGGCATCGACACCCTGCGCGACCAGATGGCCAAGGCCGGTGCCGACCGCAGCCTGGGCGACACCGCGGGCGACGTGCGCGCCGCCGTCGGCGAGCTGGGGCCGTTCCCGGCGCCGCTGGCCTACAACGTCGTTCCGTGGGCGGGTTCGCTCAAGGACGGCGGCTGGTCCTCGGAGGAGCTCAAGGTCCGCAACGAGTCCCGCAAGATCCTGGGCCTGCCCGACCTGCGCGTCTCGGCCACCTGCGTCCGCGTCCCCGTGATCACCACCCACTCGCTGGTCGTGCACGCGTCCTTCGCCGAGGAGGTGCCCGCCGACGCCGCCCGCGAGCTGCTCGGCTCCGCGGAGGGCGTGCGGGTCCAGGACGACCCGGCCAACGGCGAGTTCCCGACCCCGGCCGACGTCGTGGGCACCGACCCGACCTGGGTCGGCCGCATCCGGCAGTCGCTGGACGACCCGAAGTCGCTGGACCTGTTCCTGTGCGGTGACAACCTGCGCAAGGGCGCCGCGCTCAACACGGCGCAGATCGCCGAGGTCGTGGCCGGGGAGTTCACCCGGGCCTGA
- a CDS encoding aspartate kinase, translating to MALIVQKYGGSSVADAEAIKRVAQRIVAQKKAGYDVVVVVSAMGDTTDELLDLAEQVSPMPPARELDMLVTAGERMSMALVAMAIENLGFEARSFTGSQAGVITTSLHGNAKIIDVTPGRIQEAVGEGAICIVAGFQGVSQDTKDITSLGRGGSDTTAVALAAALEADACEIYSDVDGVFTADPRIVPSAQRIPQISYEEMLEMAASGTKILHLRCVEYARQYNIPLHVRSSFSQKPGTWVVPEVEESEGMEQPIISGVSHDRSEAKITVVGVPDKVGEAATIFRALADAEINIDMIVQNVSAVSTSRTDISFTVPKDFGKEAVAALKKVQDKVGFESLRYDDKIGKVSLIGAGMRSYPGVTARFFDAIAGSSTNVEMISTSEIRISVIVEEDQIDAAVRAAHSEFQLDADQVEAVVYGGTGR from the coding sequence GTGGCCCTAATCGTGCAGAAGTACGGTGGGTCTTCCGTGGCAGACGCGGAAGCCATCAAGCGAGTAGCCCAGCGGATCGTCGCTCAGAAAAAGGCGGGATATGACGTCGTCGTCGTGGTCTCGGCCATGGGCGACACCACCGACGAACTCCTGGACCTGGCCGAGCAGGTCAGCCCGATGCCGCCGGCCCGCGAACTGGACATGCTGGTCACCGCGGGCGAGCGCATGTCCATGGCACTCGTGGCGATGGCCATCGAGAACCTGGGGTTCGAAGCCAGGTCCTTCACCGGTTCCCAGGCCGGTGTGATCACCACGTCGCTGCACGGCAACGCCAAGATCATCGACGTGACCCCGGGCCGGATCCAGGAGGCCGTGGGCGAGGGCGCGATCTGCATCGTCGCCGGGTTCCAGGGCGTCTCCCAGGACACCAAGGACATCACGTCCCTGGGCCGGGGCGGCTCCGACACCACCGCCGTCGCGCTGGCCGCCGCCCTGGAGGCCGACGCCTGTGAGATCTACAGCGACGTCGACGGTGTGTTCACCGCCGACCCGCGCATCGTGCCGAGCGCCCAGCGCATCCCCCAGATCTCCTACGAGGAGATGCTGGAGATGGCGGCGTCCGGGACCAAGATCCTGCACCTGCGCTGTGTCGAGTACGCGCGTCAGTACAACATCCCCCTTCACGTCCGTTCATCTTTCAGCCAGAAGCCGGGGACCTGGGTCGTCCCGGAAGTCGAGGAAAGCGAAGGCATGGAACAGCCGATCATCTCCGGTGTCTCTCACGACCGGAGCGAAGCCAAGATCACCGTCGTCGGCGTGCCCGACAAGGTCGGCGAGGCCGCGACGATCTTCCGGGCCCTGGCCGACGCCGAGATCAACATCGACATGATCGTCCAGAACGTGTCGGCGGTCTCCACCTCGCGCACCGACATCTCCTTCACGGTCCCCAAGGACTTCGGCAAGGAGGCCGTCGCCGCGCTCAAGAAGGTGCAGGACAAGGTCGGGTTCGAGTCCCTGCGCTACGACGACAAGATCGGCAAGGTGTCGCTGATCGGCGCGGGCATGCGCTCCTACCCGGGTGTCACCGCCCGCTTCTTCGACGCGATCGCCGGTTCGAGCACCAACGTCGAGATGATCTCCACCTCGGAGATCCGCATCTCGGTGATCGTCGAGGAGGACCAGATCGACGCGGCCGTCCGCGCCGCCCACAGCGAGTTCCAGCTCGACGCCGACCAGGTCGAGGCTGTCGTCTACGGAGGTACCGGCCGATGA
- the recR gene encoding recombination mediator RecR, giving the protein MYEGAVQNLIDELGRLPGVGPKSAQRIAFHLLSAEHADVKRLVSALVEVKEKVRFCSVCGNVAEEDQCRICRDVRRDPAIICVVEESKDVVAIERTREFRGRYHVLGGAISPIEGVGPDDLRIKELMTRLADGQVTELILATDPNLEGEATATYLARLVKPMGLKVTRLASGLPVGGDLEYADEVTLGRAFEGRRSLEF; this is encoded by the coding sequence ATGTACGAAGGCGCGGTGCAGAATCTGATCGACGAGCTCGGGCGGCTGCCCGGCGTCGGTCCGAAAAGCGCGCAGCGCATCGCCTTCCACCTCCTGTCCGCCGAGCACGCCGACGTCAAACGCCTCGTCAGCGCGCTCGTCGAGGTCAAGGAGAAGGTGCGCTTCTGCTCGGTCTGCGGCAACGTCGCCGAAGAGGACCAGTGCCGCATCTGCCGCGACGTCCGCCGCGACCCCGCCATCATCTGCGTGGTCGAGGAGTCCAAGGACGTCGTCGCCATCGAGCGCACCCGCGAGTTCCGGGGCCGCTACCACGTCCTGGGCGGCGCCATCAGCCCCATCGAGGGTGTGGGCCCCGACGACCTGCGCATCAAGGAACTCATGACCCGCCTGGCCGACGGCCAGGTGACGGAGCTGATCCTGGCCACGGATCCCAACCTGGAAGGGGAGGCCACCGCGACCTATCTGGCGCGGCTGGTCAAACCCATGGGGTTGAAGGTGACCCGTCTGGCCAGTGGCCTGCCCGTGGGCGGCGACCTGGAGTACGCCGACGAGGTCACCCTCGGTCGTGCCTTCGAGGGCCGCCGCAGCCTGGAGTTCTAG
- a CDS encoding YbaB/EbfC family nucleoid-associated protein, producing MDMQALLQQAQQMQQQLVEAQQALEDAEVEGTSGGGLVKVKLSGRGQVEDVTVAPEAIDPADPAESAQTVADLVLAAIRDAEAQVERLQQEKMGPLAEGLGGGGMPGGMPGLPGF from the coding sequence ATGGACATGCAGGCCCTGCTCCAGCAGGCCCAGCAGATGCAGCAGCAGCTCGTGGAGGCCCAGCAGGCGCTGGAGGACGCCGAGGTCGAGGGCACCTCCGGCGGCGGCCTGGTCAAGGTCAAGCTGAGTGGGCGCGGACAGGTCGAGGACGTGACCGTCGCCCCCGAGGCGATCGACCCGGCCGATCCCGCCGAGAGCGCCCAGACCGTCGCGGACCTGGTCCTGGCGGCCATCCGCGACGCCGAGGCGCAGGTGGAGCGGCTCCAGCAGGAGAAGATGGGCCCGCTCGCCGAGGGCCTGGGCGGCGGCGGGATGCCCGGCGGCATGCCCGGCCTCCCCGGTTTCTAG
- a CDS encoding methyltransferase domain-containing protein, translating into MTARERHSALVEAMVADGTLTDAALTDTFRSVPRHRFVPETGALTAHGTALNANSNPERWLAAVYTDNAIVTRVEGPDPSAYREAPDPRAPGFRAPGEQEPEPREQRAHDDRESVPWSRGSEGPGPGERAEAATSSVSAPRVLARLLELSDLANGQRVLEVGTGTGWNTALLAHRLGDSAVTSVETDPRLAGVAREALRAEGYSPAVHLADGYYGYPPGAPYDRITSTCGVRRVPPAWVEQLRPDGLVVCPWGLLEGAGVIARVECPGDGSARASFHGGVGFVPLRTPDAQPRPVRDSGQQPDEYRLTQTDPVAPLMTFPSAFALSVMVPGWRVRRRWIGTGSGVWVFDRSGASWVRVYPYGTSWMIEQGGPRSIWDEFEEALELWKRLGAPDPDRFGLSVGADGTHRVWLDSPDGHGWTV; encoded by the coding sequence TTGACCGCCAGAGAGCGCCACTCGGCGCTGGTCGAGGCGATGGTCGCGGACGGCACGCTGACCGACGCCGCCCTCACCGACACGTTCCGGTCGGTGCCCAGACACCGGTTCGTCCCCGAGACGGGCGCGCTGACCGCGCACGGGACCGCCCTCAACGCCAACAGCAACCCCGAGCGGTGGCTCGCGGCCGTGTACACCGACAACGCCATCGTGACCCGGGTCGAGGGCCCCGACCCGTCCGCGTACCGGGAGGCGCCCGACCCCCGGGCCCCCGGGTTCCGGGCGCCCGGCGAACAGGAGCCGGAGCCCCGGGAGCAGCGCGCCCACGACGACCGGGAGTCCGTCCCCTGGAGCCGTGGGTCGGAAGGCCCGGGCCCCGGGGAACGGGCGGAGGCGGCGACCTCGTCCGTCTCGGCGCCCCGGGTCCTGGCCCGCCTGCTGGAGCTGTCCGACCTCGCCAACGGGCAGAGGGTCCTGGAGGTGGGCACCGGCACCGGCTGGAACACCGCCCTGCTGGCGCACCGGCTCGGCGACAGCGCCGTCACGTCCGTGGAGACCGACCCGCGCCTGGCCGGGGTCGCCCGCGAGGCCCTGCGCGCCGAGGGCTACTCCCCCGCCGTCCACCTGGCCGACGGCTACTACGGCTACCCGCCCGGCGCGCCCTACGACCGGATCACCTCGACCTGCGGCGTGCGCCGTGTGCCGCCCGCGTGGGTGGAGCAGCTGCGCCCCGACGGCCTGGTGGTGTGCCCGTGGGGGCTGTTGGAGGGGGCCGGGGTGATCGCCCGCGTGGAGTGCCCCGGGGACGGCTCGGCCCGGGCGAGCTTCCACGGCGGTGTGGGGTTCGTGCCGCTGAGGACCCCCGACGCCCAGCCCCGCCCGGTACGGGACTCGGGACAGCAGCCCGACGAGTACCGGCTCACGCAGACCGACCCCGTGGCACCGCTGATGACCTTCCCGTCGGCGTTCGCGCTGTCGGTGATGGTGCCGGGCTGGCGGGTGCGGCGGCGGTGGATCGGCACAGGGTCGGGCGTGTGGGTGTTCGACCGGAGCGGCGCCTCGTGGGTGCGCGTGTACCCCTACGGCACCTCGTGGATGATCGAGCAGGGCGGACCGAGGAGCATCTGGGACGAGTTCGAGGAGGCCCTGGAGCTCTGGAAGCGTTTGGGCGCGCCCGATCCGGACCGCTTCGGACTCTCGGTGGGCGCCGACGGCACGCACCGGGTGTGGTTGGACTCACCCGACGGACACGGCTGGACGGTGTGA
- a CDS encoding DUF6243 family protein, translating into MGRNSDNLLGMGGQRNTVSRSALRGGKGGGRGGPSDDAVERKQELLRKLREKQGKDADAASEKAEGAQGEA; encoded by the coding sequence GTGGGCAGGAACAGCGACAATCTTCTGGGCATGGGCGGACAGCGCAACACCGTCTCGCGCTCCGCGCTTCGCGGAGGCAAGGGCGGCGGCCGTGGCGGCCCCAGCGACGACGCCGTGGAGCGCAAGCAGGAGCTGCTGCGCAAGCTCCGCGAGAAGCAGGGCAAGGACGCGGACGCGGCGTCCGAGAAGGCCGAAGGCGCCCAGGGCGAGGCGTGA
- a CDS encoding TetR/AcrR family transcriptional regulator yields MAENTAQGETRVRRGPDPRRRSERARRAIVDAATELMGEVGYARLTMEAIAARARVGKQTIYRWWPSKAAVVLDVFTALTGGVAGEPLPDTGDLAEDMRTVLRATADEFRIPEMDRTTRAFTVELQHDPAFAEVVQERLLGPNARVFEDRLRSAVAAGEVDPEIDLRLATELFLGPFHQRWLLRTGPLTHEYVDELVDTVLRALRPRD; encoded by the coding sequence ATGGCAGAGAACACCGCACAGGGAGAGACCAGGGTCCGCCGCGGTCCCGACCCCCGACGCCGCAGCGAACGCGCGCGGCGCGCCATCGTCGACGCCGCCACCGAGCTGATGGGCGAGGTCGGCTACGCCAGGCTCACGATGGAGGCGATCGCCGCCAGGGCCAGGGTCGGCAAGCAGACCATCTACCGCTGGTGGCCGTCCAAGGCGGCCGTGGTCCTGGACGTGTTCACCGCGCTGACCGGCGGGGTCGCCGGTGAGCCCCTGCCCGACACCGGCGACCTGGCCGAGGACATGCGGACGGTGCTCCGCGCCACGGCGGACGAGTTCCGCATCCCGGAGATGGACCGGACCACGCGCGCGTTCACCGTCGAGCTCCAGCACGATCCCGCCTTCGCCGAGGTCGTCCAGGAACGCCTGCTGGGCCCGAACGCGCGGGTGTTCGAGGACCGGCTGCGCTCCGCCGTGGCGGCGGGCGAGGTGGACCCGGAGATCGACCTGCGGCTGGCCACGGAGCTGTTCCTCGGACCGTTCCACCAGCGCTGGCTGCTGCGCACCGGGCCGCTCACGCACGAGTACGTGGACGAGCTCGTGGACACGGTACTGCGCGCGCTGCGCCCCCGGGACTGA
- a CDS encoding DNA polymerase III subunit gamma and tau, which produces MSIALYRKYRPATFGEVRGQEHVTDPLRQALRSGRINHAYLFSGPRGCGKTTSARILARSLNCAEGPTPDPCGTCDSCVALAPDGGGSIDVIEIDAASHGGVDDARDLRERAFFSPVNSRYKIYIIDEAHMVTREGFNALLKLVEEPPPHLKFVFATTEPEKVIGTIRSRTHHYPFRLIPPSTLKELMEDLLKEEGVSYDPAALPLVVRAGAGSARDTLSVLDQLIAGSDEGGITREGAVSLLGYTDSSLLGEMVDALGARDGAAVFGLIDRVVEGGLDPRRFTTDLLERFRDLVVLAAVPDALDKGLVNVDPEATERMKDQAARLGPAELSRAADILNQGLTEMRGATAPRLLLELMCSRVLLPAADGDQGLALLARLEQMERRIASGAVAPSAAPVQPAPAPAPAPVTPASPVVPSEPVRAAAAPAPSVAPAPVEAPAAPAPAQQRSEPAGWDVPARQAAPARSQAPAASGGSLDLGRVQGAWPQILEAVKGRRRFTWMVLSGSDVRPVGVEGNAVLLGFSRPNEAKGFSNSGSDQVVAAAIQQVLGMEVRVAAAGSAAAASAAPARRPEPARPAEPAGWDAPSAEPVRSGAPEPAPQAASGPSPAQTPQPAPAPDPAPESAPTGPPPDRIVTGLQEPPPDPYEDAAAAPPPEYGDSSPAVEQAPPPQPAPPRPETAAPPAGAASAGAPAGAGDSRPPSASGTSGAGLIESELGGRIIDEIEHEAPDPSL; this is translated from the coding sequence GTGAGCATCGCGCTGTACCGCAAGTACCGGCCCGCGACGTTCGGCGAGGTGCGTGGCCAGGAACACGTGACGGACCCGCTGCGCCAGGCGCTGCGCAGCGGACGGATCAACCACGCCTACCTGTTCAGCGGCCCGCGCGGCTGCGGCAAGACCACCAGCGCCCGCATCCTGGCCCGCTCCCTCAACTGCGCCGAGGGCCCCACCCCCGACCCCTGCGGCACCTGCGACTCCTGCGTCGCCCTGGCCCCCGACGGCGGCGGCAGCATCGACGTCATCGAGATCGACGCCGCCTCCCACGGCGGTGTGGACGACGCCCGCGACCTGCGCGAACGCGCCTTCTTCTCCCCGGTCAACTCGCGCTACAAGATCTACATCATCGACGAGGCGCACATGGTGACCCGGGAGGGCTTCAACGCCCTCCTCAAGCTGGTCGAGGAGCCCCCGCCGCACCTGAAGTTCGTGTTCGCGACCACCGAGCCCGAGAAGGTCATCGGCACGATCCGCTCGCGGACCCACCACTACCCGTTCCGCCTGATCCCGCCGAGCACCCTCAAGGAACTCATGGAGGACCTGCTCAAGGAGGAGGGCGTCTCCTACGACCCGGCCGCGCTGCCGCTGGTCGTGCGCGCGGGCGCGGGCTCGGCGCGCGACACGCTCTCGGTGCTGGACCAGCTCATCGCCGGTTCGGACGAGGGCGGCATCACCCGGGAGGGCGCCGTCTCCCTGCTGGGTTACACCGACTCCAGTCTGCTCGGCGAGATGGTCGACGCGCTCGGCGCCCGTGACGGCGCCGCCGTGTTCGGCCTGATCGACCGCGTGGTGGAGGGCGGACTCGACCCGCGCCGGTTCACCACGGACCTGCTGGAGCGCTTCCGCGACCTGGTCGTCCTGGCCGCCGTGCCCGACGCCCTGGACAAGGGCCTGGTCAACGTCGACCCGGAGGCGACGGAGCGGATGAAGGACCAGGCCGCGCGTCTGGGCCCGGCCGAGCTGAGCCGCGCGGCCGACATCCTCAACCAGGGCCTGACCGAGATGCGCGGCGCCACCGCGCCCCGTCTGCTGCTGGAACTCATGTGCTCGCGGGTGCTTCTCCCAGCCGCCGACGGCGACCAGGGCCTGGCCCTGCTGGCCCGCCTGGAGCAGATGGAGCGCCGGATCGCCTCCGGTGCCGTCGCCCCTTCCGCCGCGCCGGTCCAGCCCGCCCCCGCTCCCGCTCCCGCGCCGGTCACCCCGGCCTCCCCGGTGGTGCCCTCCGAACCCGTGCGCGCCGCCGCGGCTCCGGCCCCGTCGGTCGCTCCGGCCCCTGTGGAGGCCCCCGCCGCCCCGGCCCCGGCACAGCAGCGCTCCGAGCCCGCGGGCTGGGACGTCCCGGCCCGGCAGGCCGCCCCCGCGCGGAGCCAGGCGCCCGCGGCGTCCGGCGGATCCTTGGACCTGGGGCGCGTGCAGGGCGCCTGGCCGCAGATCCTGGAGGCGGTCAAGGGCCGCCGCCGGTTCACCTGGATGGTGCTGAGCGGCAGCGACGTCCGTCCGGTCGGTGTGGAGGGCAACGCCGTCCTGCTCGGCTTCTCCCGGCCCAACGAGGCCAAGGGCTTCAGCAACAGCGGCAGCGACCAGGTGGTGGCCGCCGCGATCCAGCAGGTCCTGGGCATGGAGGTGCGCGTCGCCGCCGCGGGCAGCGCCGCCGCGGCCTCCGCCGCCCCCGCGCGCAGGCCCGAGCCCGCGCGCCCGGCCGAGCCCGCCGGGTGGGACGCGCCCTCCGCCGAACCCGTGCGGTCCGGGGCGCCCGAACCCGCGCCGCAGGCGGCCTCCGGCCCGAGCCCCGCGCAGACCCCGCAACCCGCTCCGGCCCCGGACCCCGCACCGGAGTCCGCGCCGACCGGGCCGCCGCCGGACCGCATCGTCACCGGACTCCAGGAACCGCCGCCCGACCCCTACGAGGACGCGGCCGCCGCGCCGCCGCCCGAGTACGGCGACTCCTCGCCCGCGGTCGAGCAGGCCCCGCCCCCCCAGCCCGCCCCGCCGCGGCCCGAGACGGCGGCGCCGCCCGCCGGAGCCGCCTCCGCAGGCGCCCCCGCAGGAGCGGGGGACTCCAGGCCTCCCAGCGCCTCGGGAACGTCGGGCGCCGGGCTGATCGAGTCCGAGCTCGGCGGCCGGATCATCGACGAGATCGAGCACGAGGCCCCGGACCCGTCCCTCTAG
- a CDS encoding DUF2252 domain-containing protein, whose translation MDGMGMLDRLDSTDSSAERRDLIVATLENAFSDLMSADPAAFRVKFRKMAANPFAFYRGSAALFYDDVSGMDDPWADERTSRVWIQGDLHAENFGTYMDSTGRLVFDVNDFDEAYLGHFTWDVLRFAASIGVMGWQKALSDEDISALLPHYVDAYIAQVREFATTGNDSEFSLKLGNTDGTVHDVLQKTRLNSRAEMLSSMTTRDGYTRRFAEGPRARRLDDAERERVLAAYEAYLGTIPEDRRYASINYAVKDVVGSGGFGIGSAGLPAYTLLIEGQSEAWDNDIVLSMKQGNVAAPSRVVTDQRIMDHFQHHGHRTAMSQRALQAHADPLLGHTEMGGVGFVVSEVSPYTNDLDWDDLTEPAEIAPVLDYLGRATAKAHCVSDSHADATLVRGQTEEAVMAVLDGREAEFTRWCVDFAHRYAAQTRADYSLFVDAFRNNAISAVRSSRDL comes from the coding sequence ATGGACGGCATGGGCATGCTCGACCGGCTCGATTCCACCGACAGCTCCGCGGAGCGCCGCGACCTCATCGTCGCCACGCTGGAGAACGCCTTCTCGGACCTGATGTCCGCCGACCCGGCGGCGTTCCGCGTCAAGTTCCGCAAGATGGCGGCCAACCCGTTCGCCTTCTACCGGGGCAGCGCCGCGCTCTTCTACGACGACGTCTCGGGCATGGACGACCCCTGGGCCGACGAACGCACCTCGCGGGTGTGGATCCAGGGTGATCTGCACGCGGAGAACTTCGGCACCTACATGGACTCCACCGGGCGGCTGGTGTTCGACGTCAACGACTTCGACGAGGCCTACCTCGGCCACTTCACCTGGGACGTGCTCAGGTTCGCGGCCAGCATCGGGGTCATGGGCTGGCAGAAGGCCCTGTCCGACGAGGACATCAGCGCGCTCCTGCCGCACTACGTCGACGCCTACATCGCCCAGGTGCGCGAGTTCGCGACGACGGGCAACGACTCGGAGTTCTCGCTCAAGCTGGGCAACACCGACGGCACCGTGCACGACGTGCTCCAGAAGACCCGGCTCAACAGCCGCGCCGAGATGCTGTCGTCCATGACGACCCGCGACGGGTACACCCGCCGCTTCGCCGAGGGCCCCCGGGCCCGCCGCCTGGACGACGCCGAGCGGGAACGGGTCCTGGCCGCCTACGAGGCCTACCTGGGCACCATCCCCGAGGACCGGCGGTACGCGTCGATCAACTACGCGGTCAAGGACGTGGTGGGCAGCGGCGGCTTCGGGATCGGCTCGGCGGGGCTGCCCGCCTACACCCTGCTCATCGAGGGCCAGTCGGAGGCCTGGGACAACGACATCGTGCTGTCCATGAAGCAGGGCAACGTGGCGGCGCCCTCGCGTGTGGTGACCGACCAGCGCATCATGGACCACTTCCAGCACCACGGGCACCGCACCGCGATGTCCCAGCGGGCGCTCCAGGCGCACGCGGACCCGCTGCTGGGCCACACCGAGATGGGCGGCGTGGGCTTCGTGGTGAGCGAGGTCTCCCCCTACACCAACGACCTGGACTGGGACGACCTCACCGAGCCCGCGGAGATCGCGCCGGTGCTGGACTACCTGGGGCGCGCCACCGCCAAGGCGCACTGCGTGTCCGACTCGCACGCGGACGCCACGCTCGTGCGCGGTCAGACCGAGGAGGCGGTCATGGCGGTGCTCGACGGCCGCGAGGCGGAGTTCACGCGGTGGTGCGTGGACTTCGCGCACCGGTACGCGGCCCAGACCCGGGCCGACTACTCGCTGTTCGTGGACGCCTTCCGCAACAACGCCATCAGCGCGGTGAGGTCCAGCCGGGACCTGTGA
- a CDS encoding tyrosine-type recombinase/integrase gives MFADEFGRPLSPNTDHHEWKALLREAGLREARLHDARHTAATVLLILEVPERAMMGIMGWSSSAMAKRYQHVVDEVRADAADRVGGLIWEAPREGEGGPAAAN, from the coding sequence GTGTTCGCCGACGAGTTCGGCCGGCCGCTCAGCCCCAACACCGACCACCACGAGTGGAAGGCCCTGCTGCGGGAGGCCGGGCTGCGGGAGGCGCGGCTGCACGACGCCCGGCACACCGCCGCGACCGTGCTGCTCATCCTGGAGGTTCCGGAGAGGGCGATGATGGGGATCATGGGGTGGTCCTCCTCCGCGATGGCGAAGCGCTACCAGCACGTGGTGGACGAGGTCCGCGCGGACGCCGCCGACCGTGTCGGTGGGTTGATCTGGGAGGCTCCCCGGGAGGGGGAGGGTGGTCCCGCCGCGGCCAACTGA